Proteins encoded in a region of the Methylosinus trichosporium OB3b genome:
- the purN gene encoding phosphoribosylglycinamide formyltransferase, whose protein sequence is MRRRTAILISGRGSNMDALIAAASTPEFPAEIALVASNRPEAAGLARAKSLGIAVAAVDHKIYAGREEFERSLQIVLAAHRIELLCLAGFMRLLTPWFVEQWRGRMLNIHPALLPSYRGLHTHRRALADGVKIHGCTVHFVVPEMDEGPIVAQAAVPVLDRDTEETLAARVLEQEHLIYPRALRLVAAGALRVEGNRVLGAASGAAAALAVPACD, encoded by the coding sequence ATGAGGCGGCGCACGGCGATTCTGATCTCGGGCCGCGGCTCCAATATGGACGCGCTGATCGCCGCCGCCAGCACGCCCGAGTTTCCCGCCGAGATCGCGCTCGTCGCGTCCAACCGGCCGGAGGCCGCCGGCCTCGCGCGCGCCAAGTCGCTGGGAATCGCCGTCGCCGCGGTGGACCACAAGATCTATGCGGGACGCGAGGAGTTCGAGCGCTCGCTGCAGATCGTGCTCGCCGCTCATCGCATCGAGCTCCTGTGCCTCGCCGGCTTCATGCGGCTGTTGACGCCCTGGTTCGTCGAGCAATGGCGCGGGCGCATGCTCAATATCCACCCTGCCCTGCTGCCATCGTATCGCGGCCTGCACACGCATCGCCGCGCGCTGGCGGACGGGGTGAAGATCCATGGCTGCACCGTGCATTTCGTCGTGCCCGAGATGGACGAAGGGCCGATCGTCGCCCAGGCCGCCGTTCCGGTGCTCGACAGGGACACAGAGGAAACGCTCGCCGCCCGCGTTCTGGAGCAGGAGCATCTCATCTATCCGCGCGCGCTGCGGCTCGTCGCTGCGGGCGCGCTCAGGGTCGAGGGCAATCGTGTGCTGGGGGCGGCTTCGGGCGCGGCTGCGGCGCTCGCCGTCCCCGCCTGCGACTGA
- the purM gene encoding phosphoribosylformylglycinamidine cyclo-ligase, whose translation MAEKGLTYAQAGVDIDAGNRLVDLIRPAVRSTRRPGADGEIGGFGGVFDLKAAGFSDPVLVAANDGVGTKIKIAIDSGLHDTIGIDLVAMCVNDLVVQGAEPLFFLDYYATGKLTPEAAAAVVSGIAAGCVEAGCALLGGETAEMPGLYANNDYDLAGFAVGAAERSRLLPRSVKAGDILLGLLSSGAHSNGFSLIRRIVALSGLTFDALAPFAPGESLARALLTPTRIYVKPLLAALKASEAILALAHITGGGFPDNLPRVLPKGLGAALDLSAFPVPPVFSWLAAQGNVAQAEMLRTFNCGVGMVVVAARAGADDAIAALRAAGEAPVVIGEIVETGDGPRVEMRGALAL comes from the coding sequence ATGGCGGAAAAGGGCCTCACTTATGCGCAGGCGGGCGTCGATATCGACGCCGGCAATCGTCTCGTGGACCTCATTCGTCCCGCCGTCCGTTCCACGCGCCGGCCGGGGGCCGATGGCGAGATCGGCGGCTTCGGCGGCGTCTTCGACCTCAAAGCCGCTGGCTTTTCCGATCCGGTGCTGGTCGCCGCCAATGACGGCGTCGGCACCAAGATCAAGATCGCGATCGACTCCGGCCTTCACGACACGATCGGGATCGATCTCGTCGCCATGTGCGTCAACGATCTCGTGGTGCAGGGCGCAGAGCCGCTCTTCTTTCTCGATTACTACGCGACCGGCAAGCTCACGCCAGAAGCTGCGGCCGCGGTCGTCTCAGGCATTGCCGCGGGATGCGTGGAGGCCGGCTGCGCGCTGCTCGGCGGCGAGACGGCGGAGATGCCGGGCCTCTATGCGAATAACGATTATGATCTCGCCGGTTTCGCCGTCGGCGCGGCGGAACGTTCCCGCCTGCTGCCGCGCAGCGTGAAGGCGGGCGATATTTTGCTCGGCCTGCTCTCTTCCGGCGCCCATTCCAACGGCTTCTCGCTGATTCGCCGCATCGTCGCGCTCTCGGGCCTCACTTTCGATGCGCTCGCGCCCTTCGCGCCCGGCGAGAGCCTCGCTCGCGCTCTGCTCACGCCGACGCGCATCTATGTGAAGCCCCTGCTCGCGGCGCTGAAGGCCAGCGAGGCGATTCTGGCGCTGGCGCATATCACCGGCGGCGGCTTTCCCGACAATCTGCCGCGCGTGCTGCCCAAGGGCCTCGGCGCGGCGCTCGATTTGTCGGCCTTCCCGGTCCCGCCCGTCTTCTCCTGGCTCGCCGCGCAGGGAAACGTCGCTCAGGCGGAGATGCTGCGCACCTTCAACTGCGGCGTCGGCATGGTGGTCGTCGCCGCGCGCGCCGGCGCCGATGACGCGATCGCCGCGCTGCGCGCAGCGGGCGAGGCGCCGGTCGTGATCGGCGAGATCGTCGAGACGGGCGACGGCCCCCGCGTCGAGATGCGCGGGGCGCTCGCCCTATGA
- a CDS encoding HesB/IscA family protein, producing the protein MTVMTLSDAAAERVRGLLAGHENPSAGLRISLEKSGCAGMAYKMELAAPAPGDEVIEEKGARVIVDGAAVLYLLGTRMDVETSMFSSSFVFQNPNQTSACGCGESVELHPAEGGETEKHAHS; encoded by the coding sequence ATGACGGTCATGACCCTCAGCGACGCCGCCGCCGAACGCGTGCGCGGCCTGCTCGCCGGGCACGAGAACCCCAGCGCCGGGCTGCGCATCTCGCTCGAAAAGAGCGGCTGCGCCGGAATGGCCTATAAGATGGAGCTGGCCGCGCCCGCGCCCGGCGACGAGGTGATCGAGGAGAAGGGCGCGCGCGTCATCGTCGACGGCGCCGCGGTGCTCTATCTGCTCGGAACGCGCATGGACGTCGAGACGTCGATGTTCTCGTCGAGCTTCGTGTTCCAGAATCCCAATCAGACCTCGGCCTGCGGCTGCGGCGAGAGCGTGGAGCTGCATCCGGCCGAGGGCGGCGAGACCGAGAAGCACGCGCACAGCTGA
- a CDS encoding VOC family protein: protein MPAPSPRIDGCLETAIYVDDLARAAGFYEKTLGLSPMYSDERLVAFDCGPRSVLLLFLRGATLETVRLPGGEIPPHDGCGKLHFALAAPDEDIEPWERRLQAEGVAIEARMQWPRGGRSLYFRDPDGNLVEIASPGLWANY from the coding sequence ATGCCCGCTCCGAGCCCGAGAATCGACGGCTGTCTCGAGACGGCGATCTATGTCGACGATCTGGCGCGAGCGGCCGGTTTCTACGAGAAGACACTCGGCCTCTCGCCGATGTATTCCGACGAGAGGCTCGTCGCCTTCGATTGTGGCCCGCGCAGCGTGCTATTGCTGTTCCTGCGCGGCGCGACCCTGGAGACGGTGAGATTGCCGGGCGGCGAGATTCCTCCGCACGACGGTTGCGGCAAGCTGCATTTCGCGCTCGCAGCACCGGACGAGGACATCGAGCCCTGGGAACGGCGGCTGCAGGCGGAGGGGGTTGCGATCGAGGCTCGGATGCAATGGCCGCGCGGTGGGCGCAGCCTCTATTTTCGCGATCCCGACGGCAATCTCGTCGAGATCGCCTCGCCGGGCCTCTGGGCGAATTATTGA
- a CDS encoding iron-sulfur cluster assembly protein, producing the protein MTKTDDAVEPQEVVGDTGPSAEALLPHGRTKEQVEQLTQNIIAALKTVQDPEIPADIFELGLIYQIDISPEEVVHIEMTLTAPGCPVAGQIVEQVQSAVSLVPGVLAVVVKLVFEPPWDQSRMSDEARVTLDMF; encoded by the coding sequence GTGACCAAGACGGATGACGCGGTGGAGCCGCAGGAAGTCGTCGGCGATACCGGCCCCTCGGCGGAAGCCCTCCTGCCCCATGGCCGCACCAAGGAGCAGGTCGAGCAGCTGACGCAAAACATCATTGCTGCGCTGAAGACCGTGCAGGACCCGGAAATTCCGGCGGATATTTTCGAGCTGGGGCTGATCTACCAGATCGACATCTCGCCGGAAGAGGTGGTCCATATCGAGATGACGCTGACGGCGCCGGGCTGTCCGGTCGCCGGCCAGATCGTCGAACAGGTGCAGAGCGCGGTGAGCCTCGTGCCGGGCGTGCTGGCGGTGGTGGTGAAGCTCGTCTTCGAGCCGCCGTGGGATCAGAGCCGCATGTCGGACGAAGCGCGCGTGACGCTCGACATGTTTTGA
- a CDS encoding cysteine desulfurase: MNQPLLKEATAAYDVEAIRRDFPILAEKPYGKDLVYLDNAASAQKPKQVIERISKVYEHEYANVHRGLHYLANAATDAYEGARETLRRFLNAESREEIIFTRGATEAINLVASSFGLAHIGEGDEIILSIMEHHSNIVPWHFLRERKGAVLKWIDTDDDGVFSLEDFEKLITPKTKIVALTHMSNVLAAPTPIADVVRIAHAHGVPVLVDGSQGAVHLDVDVRALDVDFYIVTGHKLYGPTGIGAVYGKKQWLESLPPFAGGGEMIETVTRDYVTYNTPPHRFEAGTPPIVQAAGLGAALDYMQKIGRAAIRAHEADVTAYAHERLADVPGLRIFGHAKDKGPIVAFDMPEAHAHDIATIIDRSGVAVRAGTHCAMPLLQRFNVTSTCRASFAMYNTRGEVDRLAEALLKAKALFS; this comes from the coding sequence GTGAACCAGCCGCTCTTGAAGGAAGCGACCGCGGCCTATGATGTCGAGGCGATCCGTCGCGATTTTCCGATCCTCGCCGAAAAGCCCTACGGCAAGGACCTCGTCTATCTCGACAATGCGGCCTCGGCGCAGAAGCCGAAACAGGTGATCGAGCGCATCTCAAAGGTCTACGAGCACGAATACGCCAATGTGCATCGTGGCCTGCATTATCTCGCCAATGCGGCGACCGACGCCTATGAGGGCGCGCGCGAGACCCTGCGCCGCTTCCTCAACGCCGAGTCGCGCGAGGAGATCATCTTCACGCGCGGCGCGACGGAGGCGATCAATCTCGTCGCCTCGTCCTTTGGCCTCGCCCATATCGGCGAGGGCGACGAGATCATCCTCTCGATCATGGAGCATCACTCCAACATCGTGCCCTGGCATTTCCTGCGCGAGCGCAAGGGCGCGGTGCTGAAATGGATCGACACCGACGATGACGGCGTGTTCTCGCTCGAGGATTTCGAGAAGCTGATCACGCCGAAGACCAAGATCGTCGCGCTCACGCATATGTCCAATGTGCTGGCGGCGCCGACGCCGATCGCCGATGTCGTGCGCATCGCCCACGCCCATGGCGTGCCGGTGCTGGTCGACGGCTCGCAAGGCGCCGTGCATCTCGACGTCGACGTGCGCGCGCTGGACGTCGATTTCTACATCGTCACCGGCCACAAGCTCTATGGACCGACCGGCATCGGCGCGGTCTATGGCAAAAAGCAATGGCTGGAGAGTCTGCCGCCCTTCGCCGGCGGCGGCGAGATGATCGAGACGGTGACTCGCGATTACGTCACCTATAACACCCCGCCGCATCGCTTCGAGGCGGGCACGCCGCCGATCGTTCAGGCGGCCGGCCTCGGCGCGGCGCTCGACTATATGCAGAAGATCGGCCGCGCGGCGATCCGCGCCCATGAGGCCGATGTGACCGCCTATGCGCATGAACGCCTCGCCGATGTGCCGGGGCTGCGCATCTTCGGCCACGCCAAGGACAAGGGTCCGATCGTCGCATTCGACATGCCGGAGGCGCACGCCCACGACATTGCGACCATCATCGACCGCTCCGGCGTCGCAGTGCGCGCCGGAACCCATTGCGCCATGCCGCTGCTGCAGCGTTTCAACGTCACCTCCACCTGCCGCGCTTCGTTCGCCATGTATAATACGCGCGGCGAGGTGGACCGCTTGGCGGAAGCGCTGCTGAAAGCGAAGGCGCTGTTTTCCTAA
- the sufD gene encoding Fe-S cluster assembly protein SufD, whose translation MTVQAIDKKSEAETALAGAFEAMKSKGAPALRQASWEFFARKGLPTRRVEAWHYTDLRAALRAVAPLGAPETVAVPAAAEGRVRLVVADGAFRPDLSNVAALPAGVEFVSLADALAKDDAAVLAALGLPENAGADAIVALNAALMQDGVVLRIAPAIEVAKTIEILLLSSGDTARSAFTRSLVIVGDGAKAKIIETSLALAPSGAQENHVLAFSIGAGAEVEHISDIGPQSEAAIRLFSLMVTAQTKASFKSLGYIEGGGLVRRQIFARLAGEEASLSLDGVALLGGKDHADTTLVVEHAAAHCQSRERFRNVLDGQSTGVFQGKVVVRPGAQKTDGSMQSRALLLSENATMNNKPELEIFADDVVCGHGATCGRLNADQLFYLEARGLPKREAEALLIEGFAGEIVDAVSEEATREAYFARIRSWLGRREAGK comes from the coding sequence ATGACCGTGCAGGCGATCGACAAGAAGAGCGAAGCCGAGACGGCGCTCGCTGGCGCCTTCGAGGCGATGAAGAGCAAGGGCGCCCCGGCGCTGCGCCAGGCCTCCTGGGAGTTCTTCGCGCGCAAAGGCCTGCCGACGCGACGCGTCGAGGCTTGGCATTACACCGATCTGCGCGCGGCGCTGCGCGCAGTGGCGCCGCTCGGCGCGCCGGAAACGGTCGCCGTTCCCGCGGCGGCGGAAGGGCGGGTGCGCCTCGTCGTCGCCGACGGCGCGTTCCGTCCCGATCTCTCCAATGTCGCCGCGCTGCCGGCCGGCGTCGAGTTCGTGTCGCTCGCCGATGCGCTGGCCAAGGACGACGCCGCGGTTCTCGCGGCGCTCGGCCTGCCCGAGAACGCCGGCGCCGACGCCATCGTCGCGCTCAACGCCGCGCTGATGCAGGACGGCGTGGTGCTGCGCATCGCGCCGGCGATCGAGGTGGCGAAGACGATCGAGATTCTGCTGCTCTCGTCCGGCGACACGGCGCGCTCCGCGTTCACGCGCTCTCTCGTCATCGTCGGCGACGGCGCCAAGGCCAAGATCATCGAGACCTCGCTCGCGCTCGCTCCCTCCGGCGCGCAGGAGAACCATGTGCTCGCCTTCTCGATCGGCGCCGGCGCCGAGGTCGAGCATATCTCCGACATCGGCCCGCAATCCGAAGCGGCGATCCGCCTGTTCAGCCTGATGGTGACCGCGCAGACCAAGGCCTCGTTCAAATCTCTCGGCTACATCGAAGGCGGCGGTCTCGTGCGGCGCCAGATCTTCGCGCGCCTCGCCGGCGAAGAAGCGAGCCTCTCGCTCGATGGCGTCGCTCTGCTCGGCGGCAAGGATCACGCGGACACGACGCTCGTCGTCGAGCATGCGGCGGCGCATTGCCAGAGCCGCGAGCGTTTCCGCAATGTGCTCGACGGACAGTCGACCGGCGTGTTCCAGGGCAAGGTCGTCGTGCGTCCCGGCGCGCAGAAGACCGATGGCTCGATGCAGTCGCGCGCGCTTCTCCTCAGCGAGAACGCGACGATGAACAACAAGCCGGAGCTCGAGATCTTCGCCGACGACGTCGTCTGCGGCCATGGCGCCACTTGTGGCCGGCTCAACGCCGACCAGCTGTTCTATCTCGAGGCGCGCGGCCTTCCCAAGCGCGAGGCCGAGGCGCTGCTGATCGAAGGCTTCGCCGGCGAGATCGTCGATGCGGTCTCCGAGGAGGCGACGCGCGAGGCCTATTTCGCGCGCATTCGCTCCTGGCTCGGCAGACGGGAGGCGGGCAAGTGA
- the sufC gene encoding Fe-S cluster assembly ATPase SufC — translation MIEIKNLHVSIGERKILDGLNLTVKDGEVAAIMGPNGTGKSTLSYVISGREGYDVTEGEVLLDGENILGLEPHERAAKGVFLAFQYPVEIPGVATMTFLKAAVNAQRRSRGEEELQTPDFMKMVREASSKLGINMDMLKRPLNVGFSGGEKKRMDILQMSLLEPKFGILDETDSGLDIDALRIVSEGVNALRSPSRGFLVITHYQRLLDYIKPDTVHVMAKGKIQKTGGPELALELEKSGYRDYVGEAA, via the coding sequence ATGATCGAAATCAAGAATCTCCACGTCTCCATCGGAGAACGCAAAATCCTCGACGGGCTGAACCTCACGGTGAAGGACGGCGAGGTCGCCGCCATCATGGGTCCGAACGGCACCGGCAAATCGACGCTCTCCTATGTGATCTCGGGACGCGAAGGCTATGACGTGACCGAGGGCGAGGTGCTGCTCGACGGCGAGAATATTCTCGGTCTCGAGCCGCATGAGCGCGCCGCCAAGGGCGTGTTTCTCGCCTTCCAATATCCGGTCGAGATTCCGGGCGTCGCGACGATGACCTTCCTCAAGGCCGCGGTGAACGCGCAGCGCCGCTCGCGCGGCGAGGAGGAGCTGCAGACGCCGGACTTCATGAAGATGGTGCGCGAGGCGTCGAGCAAGCTCGGCATCAATATGGACATGCTGAAGCGTCCGCTCAACGTCGGCTTCTCCGGCGGCGAGAAGAAGCGCATGGACATTCTGCAGATGAGCCTGCTGGAGCCGAAGTTCGGCATTCTCGACGAGACCGACTCCGGCCTCGACATCGACGCGCTGCGCATCGTCTCCGAGGGCGTCAACGCCCTGCGTTCGCCGAGCCGCGGCTTCCTCGTCATCACCCACTATCAGCGCCTGCTCGACTACATCAAGCCGGACACTGTGCATGTGATGGCCAAGGGCAAAATTCAGAAGACCGGCGGGCCGGAGCTCGCGCTCGAGCTCGAGAAGAGCGGCTATCGCGATTATGTCGGCGAAGCGGCGTGA
- the sufB gene encoding Fe-S cluster assembly protein SufB: MAARQETVARVEEIDVDAYKYGFTTDIESEKAPKGLSEDIVRFISAKKNEPEWLTEWRLEAYRRWLTMEEPKWARVDYPAIDYQDLYYYSAPKSTPGPKSLDEVDPELLRTYEKLGIPLREQEALAGVEQRKIAVDAVFDSVSVATTFREELSKAGVIFCPISEAVREHPELVRKYLGSVVPVTDNFYATLNSAVFSDGSFVYIPPGVRCPMELSTYFRINEKNTGQFERTLIIADAGSYVSYLEGCTAPKRDENQLHAAVVELVALDDAEIKYSTVQNWYPGDSEGKGGIYNFVTKRGDCRGKNSHISWTQVETGSAVTWKYPSCILRGDNSQGEFYSIAVSNGYQQVDSGTKMIHLGKNTKSRIISKGISAGNSQNTYRGQVSAHRKAEGARNFTNCDSLLIGDKCGAHTVPYLESKNASAVFEHEATTSKISEDQLFYCMQRGLSEEEATALIVNGFVRDVLQKLPMEFAVEAQKLIAVSLEGSVG; encoded by the coding sequence ATGGCGGCTCGCCAGGAGACGGTGGCGCGCGTCGAGGAAATCGACGTCGACGCGTATAAATACGGCTTCACGACCGATATCGAATCGGAAAAGGCTCCGAAGGGCCTCAGCGAGGACATCGTCCGCTTCATTTCGGCGAAGAAGAACGAGCCCGAATGGCTGACCGAATGGCGCCTCGAGGCCTATCGCCGCTGGCTGACGATGGAGGAGCCCAAATGGGCTCGCGTCGACTATCCGGCGATCGACTATCAGGACCTCTATTATTATTCCGCGCCGAAATCGACGCCCGGCCCGAAATCGCTGGACGAGGTCGATCCGGAGCTGCTGCGCACCTATGAGAAGCTCGGCATTCCGCTGCGCGAGCAGGAAGCGCTCGCCGGCGTCGAGCAGCGCAAGATCGCGGTCGACGCGGTGTTCGACTCGGTCTCGGTGGCGACGACGTTCCGCGAGGAGCTGTCGAAGGCCGGCGTGATCTTCTGCCCGATCTCGGAAGCGGTGCGCGAGCATCCCGAGCTCGTGCGCAAATATCTCGGCTCGGTCGTACCGGTGACCGATAATTTCTACGCGACGCTGAACTCGGCCGTGTTCTCGGACGGGTCCTTCGTCTACATCCCGCCGGGCGTGCGCTGCCCGATGGAGCTCTCGACCTATTTCCGCATCAACGAAAAGAATACGGGACAGTTCGAGCGCACGCTGATCATCGCCGACGCCGGCTCCTACGTCAGCTATCTCGAAGGCTGCACGGCCCCCAAGCGCGACGAGAACCAGCTGCATGCCGCAGTGGTCGAGCTCGTCGCGCTCGACGACGCGGAGATCAAATATTCGACGGTGCAGAACTGGTATCCCGGCGACAGCGAGGGCAAGGGCGGCATCTATAATTTCGTGACGAAGCGCGGCGATTGCCGCGGCAAGAACTCGCACATCTCCTGGACGCAGGTGGAGACGGGCTCCGCGGTGACGTGGAAATATCCGTCCTGCATCCTGCGCGGCGACAATTCGCAAGGCGAGTTCTATTCGATCGCGGTGTCGAACGGCTATCAGCAGGTCGACAGCGGCACGAAGATGATCCACCTCGGCAAGAACACGAAGAGCCGCATCATCTCCAAGGGCATTTCCGCCGGCAATTCGCAGAACACCTATCGCGGTCAGGTGTCGGCGCATCGCAAGGCGGAAGGCGCGCGCAATTTCACCAACTGCGACAGCCTGCTCATCGGCGACAAATGCGGCGCGCACACCGTGCCCTATCTCGAGTCGAAGAACGCGTCCGCCGTGTTCGAGCATGAGGCGACGACGTCGAAGATCTCCGAGGATCAGCTGTTCTACTGCATGCAGCGCGGCCTCTCGGAAGAGGAAGCGACGGCGCTGATCGTCAATGGTTTCGTGCGCGACGTGCTGCAGAAGCTGCCCATGGAATTCGCAGTGGAAGCGCAGAAGCTGATCGCAGTGAGCCTCGAAGGCAGCGTCGGCTGA
- a CDS encoding cysteine desulfurase family protein has protein sequence MRAYLDHNATTPLRPQARTAMLAAMEAVGNPSSVHAEGRAARSAVETARAQIAAGIGTSAKNLVFTSGATEAANLILTPFLQRSRDDAPLDLLLAGAGEHAAVLQGHRFQRDKVESVPLTPDGTLSLEALSGLLQCNKNRRILLALQAANNETGAVQPTRAAAELVHAAGGLMICDATQAVGRIETTFAATGADALFFSSHKLGGPAGAGALAFSDESLHIKEALLRGGGQEGGRRAGTENLPAILGFAAAFAVARETMAGEAERLGRLRGLLEEKVKESWPESVFLSAAAPRLPNTSAFQTTGGKAHTLLMALDMEGIALSTGSACSSGKVRRSHVLAAMGLEETEAVRASLGWSTTQEHVELFGIAFARVAKRIRARRTAA, from the coding sequence ATGCGCGCCTATCTCGACCATAACGCCACGACGCCGCTACGGCCGCAAGCGCGCACGGCCATGCTCGCGGCGATGGAGGCGGTCGGCAATCCCTCTTCCGTCCATGCCGAAGGCCGCGCCGCGCGATCGGCGGTCGAGACGGCGCGAGCTCAGATCGCCGCCGGGATCGGGACATCCGCGAAAAATCTCGTCTTCACCTCTGGCGCGACCGAGGCCGCCAATCTGATTTTGACGCCTTTCTTACAACGCAGCCGCGACGACGCCCCTCTCGATCTCCTGCTGGCGGGCGCTGGCGAGCACGCCGCCGTGCTGCAGGGACACCGCTTTCAGCGAGACAAAGTGGAAAGTGTTCCGCTGACCCCGGACGGAACGCTCTCGCTCGAGGCGCTGTCGGGTTTGCTGCAATGCAACAAAAACCGCCGCATCCTTCTCGCCCTGCAGGCGGCCAATAATGAGACCGGAGCCGTGCAGCCGACGCGGGCCGCGGCCGAGCTGGTCCATGCCGCGGGCGGGCTCATGATCTGCGACGCGACCCAGGCGGTCGGACGGATCGAGACGACATTCGCCGCGACCGGGGCCGATGCATTGTTCTTTTCCTCACATAAGCTCGGGGGGCCGGCGGGCGCCGGCGCCCTGGCGTTCTCCGACGAGTCTCTCCATATCAAGGAGGCGCTGCTCCGCGGCGGAGGACAGGAGGGCGGCCGCCGCGCCGGCACCGAAAACCTCCCCGCGATCCTCGGTTTCGCGGCCGCTTTCGCAGTCGCGAGAGAGACCATGGCCGGGGAAGCCGAAAGGCTCGGGCGGCTGCGCGGGCTGCTGGAGGAAAAAGTTAAGGAAAGCTGGCCTGAATCGGTGTTTTTGAGCGCCGCCGCTCCGCGTCTGCCCAACACTTCCGCCTTCCAGACGACGGGCGGAAAAGCGCATACGCTGCTGATGGCGCTCGACATGGAGGGCATCGCCCTCTCCACCGGCTCCGCCTGCTCCTCGGGCAAGGTGCGGCGCTCCCATGTGCTCGCCGCCATGGGGCTCGAGGAAACGGAAGCGGTGCGGGCGAGTCTCGGTTGGTCAACGACGCAGGAGCATGTAGAATTGTTTGGTATCGCTTTTGCACGGGTGGCGAAGAGGATCAGGGCGCGGCGGACGGCCGCCTGA
- a CDS encoding alpha/beta hydrolase, which produces MPEVIFTGPAGRLEGRFHQSAQRGAPIAIVLHPHPQFGGTMNNQIVYHLYYAFAERGFSVLRFNFRGVGRSQGAFDHGAGELSDAAAALDWAQAVNPEARACWIAGVSFGSWIGMQLLMRRPEIEGFVSIAPPANRFDFTFLAPCPSSGLFIHGDLDRVAPLKEVTGLIEKLKTQKGIVIEHAVVQGANHFFENRIEPLIAEVDAYLDRRLGNPPRIAIPARGD; this is translated from the coding sequence ATGCCCGAAGTCATTTTCACCGGTCCAGCGGGCCGGCTCGAAGGCCGCTTCCATCAGTCGGCCCAGCGCGGCGCGCCGATCGCCATCGTGCTGCATCCGCATCCGCAATTCGGCGGCACGATGAACAATCAGATCGTCTATCACCTCTATTACGCTTTCGCCGAGCGCGGCTTCTCGGTGCTCCGCTTCAATTTCCGCGGCGTCGGCCGTAGCCAGGGGGCCTTCGATCACGGCGCCGGCGAATTGTCGGACGCGGCGGCGGCGCTCGATTGGGCCCAGGCCGTCAATCCGGAAGCGCGCGCCTGCTGGATCGCCGGCGTGTCCTTCGGCTCCTGGATCGGCATGCAATTGCTGATGCGCCGGCCCGAGATCGAGGGCTTCGTCTCCATCGCGCCGCCGGCCAATCGCTTCGATTTCACCTTCCTCGCGCCGTGCCCGTCTTCCGGCCTCTTCATCCACGGCGATCTCGACCGCGTCGCGCCGCTGAAGGAGGTGACCGGCCTCATCGAGAAGCTCAAGACGCAGAAGGGCATCGTCATCGAGCATGCGGTGGTGCAGGGAGCCAATCATTTCTTCGAGAACCGCATCGAGCCGCTGATCGCGGAGGTCGACGCCTATCTCGACCGCAGGCTCGGCAATCCGCCGCGCATCGCCATTCCAGCGCGGGGGGACTGA